The Flavobacterium sp. CBA20B-1 genome includes the window AGTGTGAAAGCCACATTCACCAATGGTCTTTTGGCTCGCTTTTTCTATCAACAAAAAGAAAAAATGAGACAAACGATGTGTTTCCATTCCTTTTTCGTGCATTTTTTTGTATTGATTAAATGCGCTTTCATCTACAATACCTAAAAAATCCATGATTTGCTCTTTTGTTTGCGTAGCAAATAAATTATTGATGAATTGTGGAGAAATCCCTTTTAAAAGAAGTCGGTCTGTAGAGATTTCGGGTGTTGTGATCATACATTAATTTTCAACTAAAGTAAAAAAATTATGAGGAATAAAAAAAGAGAATCACTTTCGTAATTCTCTTTTTAGTAGCGAAGACGGGAGTTGAACCCGTGACCTCAGGGTTATGAATCCTGCGCTCTAACCAACTGAGCTACCTCGCCGTTTGGTTTCTTATTTCGGTTGCAAATGTATAAATAATTTTAATGCCTGCAAAGAAAAATGAAACTAAAAAATCGCTTTTTTTTCACAACTTTTCTACTGTTCTGTTTTTGAACAACTTAATTCTCTTGTTTTATTGCTTTTCCTTCTCCGTTCTCGGTTACATTCACTGTTTTTGTGAAGCGATAGTACAAATTTCCACTACCACTTATCGTTCCATCAATTCCATTAACTGTGTTGGTATAAATATCGCCAGCACCTGTAGATGCTACTTCAGTAAAAAAGTTCGACAAATCTTTCATGTTTATTTCACCATTTCCTTTATGGTCTATTTTAACAGTGTTTGCATTCCCTTCCACCCGAATACTGCCTTCATTTTCGGTGTTTAAAATCAATTTTTCGGCTTTCACTCTTAAATCCATCGTTCCAGAACCAGCATTCGAAAGGGTTAATTCGCTTGATTCAATAGCTCCTAAATTGCTAATACTCCCTTTATCACCCATCATGGAAATTGCTTCTATATCTTTGCTTGTAAGAGTGATTTTTAATGGTTCTGTTTGGCTTATTACTACAAATCCAGGTTTGCGTTTTAAAGTCAACACCTGATTTTCCACTTTTACCTGAACCAAATGATGCAAATTACCGTCGCCAGATGTGCGGATGGTGTTTTTAAAAGGATTGTTTAGCAATTCAACGGTTAAATCACCATCTATCACTACTTTGGTATATTTTTGCACCCGGCGATTTTTTTCTTGAACCACGCCGTTTCCTTTTATTTTTCGATCTTGAGCATAGCTTGTTACCGTTATCAACGATACAAAAAACAGTGCTAAAATTTTTTTCATAATTAAAATATTTGTTAGGTTAGAATACTTCTTCTGGTAACATTTCAAACACATCTTCGGTAAAATCTAATACTTCTGAGCGGATAAAATTGTTTTTTAAATCGTTCAATCCTTTTTCCATTAAAAGCGGCGTGGTAAACTTTCTACTTACGCCCAAAATATGGTCGTTTAGGTTTACTTTAAAAAACAATTTCCCCGAAGGTGTTTTGTAATGTATGAATTGAATAATTGTAAAATTTCTTTTTAATATATTGATTTCGCTTAAGCAATGCGCTTTTGAAGCATAGCTGTTGCTGGTAAAAACCACATTTCCTTTGCGGTTGTTATAGGTGTATTTATACGTGTTGTTTTCCTTTTTGCTAATTACTAATGTGCCCATATTTGTTTTTAATGCAAACAAATCTATTTATAAAATTACGGAAATGAAAATTGGTTTTGTTGTTTTTTTTAATAAGGATTTACACTTCCAATCCCCGATACTTTTTGTTTTATTTTTAATCCTTTGTGGTTTTTGTAATCTAAATTGCCCACTCCCGATATTTTAATATTTATTTCTTCCGAGCTGTTTACTTTGGCATTTCCTGCTCCTGAAATTTCTATGTCTGACAATTTATTGGTTAAATCTTCGGCAATCAAGTTTCCTGCTCCCGACATATTAGCCTTTAGCTCATTACTAATCCCACGCAAGCGAATATCGCCCG containing:
- a CDS encoding head GIN domain-containing protein → MKKILALFFVSLITVTSYAQDRKIKGNGVVQEKNRRVQKYTKVVIDGDLTVELLNNPFKNTIRTSGDGNLHHLVQVKVENQVLTLKRKPGFVVISQTEPLKITLTSKDIEAISMMGDKGSISNLGAIESSELTLSNAGSGTMDLRVKAEKLILNTENEGSIRVEGNANTVKIDHKGNGEINMKDLSNFFTEVASTGAGDIYTNTVNGIDGTISGSGNLYYRFTKTVNVTENGEGKAIKQEN